A region of the Stieleria neptunia genome:
CTCGTTGCCGCGAATGTACAGCTGAATCGTCTCACCCGACGGCTGCGTGACCTCCACCGGGAACGGACTCGCCAGGTTCCCCATCGCACTTTGCTCGGTCGCGATACAGAGGACGATGAAGGCGCATCCGATTTGTCGTAGCCACATGACGTGAACTCCTAAAGAGATGAAAGAGAAGAAGCCGAAAGCAAGAGCGCTCCGCGAAGTTGTCAGGAAACATAGTCTCGCTGCAGTCGAGCCAGCGACATCGGACGCTGGATCAACCGAGCCGAGTTGCGTTTGGTGTAGCGGGCCAAAGCGATCTGTTGTGCCGAGGACTGAAGTGTGATGACCAGCCCGAATCGGACGATGGTGCCGACGTCGCGGACGGCTTGGTCCTCGACCTCCAGCGTCCAACTGCCGCGGCACTTTTTTCCCACCAGACGTTCGAGTCCGGGAGTGGCCTGCATGCGGCAGTATTTTGAAATTCCGCTTGCGGATGTCCCCTGACGGTCATGCAGAACAACCTTGGATCCGGCGCCGCGCGGCGGTTTGAGTGTCACGACAAGGTCGCCGACATAGCTGTGTTCAATGTCAAACAGCACGTCGATCGATTCGATGGATCCCGGGTCTTGGATGTCAATCGTCACGTTTGCCGCGCCGCGATCGGGGATCGAAGTGTAGAAATCACGGACAAATTCCAGCCGCGGTGCCAGCGTCGGGACCGCCAATTCGACGGCACGACGCGCGTTGACGCGACCGTATCCGTAGGACTCGCTGTGGCCGCCATCGTCGTACTGGCCCCCTTCCGGATCGATCGGGTCACAGCAACGCCGCAACAAATCCTTGATCTCAAGCGGAGTCAAATCGGGATTGACCGACAACATCAACGCGACGACCCCCGCGACACCCGGGCAAGCGCTGGAGGTGCCGCCAAACGAGTTGGTGTAGTTTCCGATCGCGTCGCCTGCATGCGGGCTGCCGGGATTGTATCCAACAGCGCCGGAACGATCGGTCGTCCAAATCCCGGGAGTGATGGGCGCCGGATGCTGCTCGGCGACAAACTCGAAATCGTTGCTGGGAAAGCAGCACCAAATCGACGGACCATAGTCGCTGTAGACACTCCGCGTGCCGCGATCATTGCAGGCGGCGACGGCAATCACCGGTTCGTAGCTGGCATAGCCGTCGTTCTCGACACTCTCGTTGCCATTGCCGGCGGCAAACAGGACGGGTGTGCCGAGACCGCCACGGCCAGTCGACAACGCATAGTCGATTGCCATGCGTGTGCTCGTCGGCAGATGGTGCACACGATCGTGGAGCGAATGTTCCGGCAAATACCAGGGCCCGTCTTCGGGGCCCCAACTACACGAGATCACGTCCGCACCATGGTCGGCGGCCCATTGAAAGGCTTTCGCTTCTGCCATCGAGCCCAGGTTGGCCATCAATCGAATCGGCATCAATCGAGCATCCGGGGCGACCCCGATCGCACCGTCAATTCCGCTCGCACAGGCGACACCTGCGCAAGCCGTTCCGTGGTCGTCGGGATAGTCGGGGTAGGGGTCTCGGGGACGCGGATCGGAAGACTGACTAACCGCATCAAACGGCGCCACGATCTTGCCAGGTCTCGAAAATTCTGCGTGGTCGATGTCGAATCCGTCGTCGATGATCGCGATCAACACCTCCCCGCCACGTGTCAGTTCGTGCGCGATCAGGACATGCGCATGGTTGCTGACCGATAGCCCATCGCGCGTGACAGGTCCGAGATGCCACTGCTGCGAACCGATCGATTTGCGACTGCGAGGGCGAACCAATTCCGGATGACAATACTGCACTTCCGGCCGCGACAATAACTGCAGTGCCATGTCAAAGACACGCTGCCCCGTCCCCTCGGTCGCTTGCACAAAGTAGCTGTTGATGCCGAATCCGAGTTTCTCCTTGAGAATCAAATTCGCCTCGCGGATGATTCGTTCGCACTCGGTGTCATCCAGACTGTCGATGAATTTGATGAACAAGTTCTCCGTGTAGATCACGGGCTCTTGTGCATCGTTGTCGATCAGGACGCCGCCCGCAAAGCGGACGTCATGGTGCTGACGCAAAGCACGTTTTCGGTTTTGCATCGCCGGCTTCCTCTCCCCCTTCGGCACGCGATAAACCTCCACCCCCGCTTCCGGAAACCGCAACACCAACTCGCAATCGCTCAAGTGTGCCTCCACCGGATCCGAAACGCTCGACTTCGATCTCAATGATCGATTCGAGCGGGTGCGGATCGCGATCAGCTCTCGACTCTCGGCCAATTCGAATCCTTCTTCATCACTTTCACCATAGCTGACGACCGGCATGATCAATCTCACACGAGTGCTTGGTCTGCTTCAAATTTACGGCTTGCGTTTGTCGAGAGGAAAAAGGGTCAGGTACCCGAAATGCGAAGCACCCTGCCGGCCATTTGGTTTTGGGTACCGGCCCCCTTCTCCGCGGCTGCCCCTTTTTCCGCGGCCCCAAGACAAATTGCGCCCCCACAACCGTTGTCCATTCTCGTTGTCGACAACAGAATGCATACGGAAGCCAGTGGGAACGCAATGAGAACGGTTGGGAATGAAAGGACGCCGCCATCAGACCTTGCTGCCGTGGCTCATCACTTTCTTCTTCGCTCACTCAGAATGCTCTGCTGCTTCTTGGTTAGCTGAATTCGTTCTTCGAGCGAAAGGCCGCTATAGTCAAATTCGAACCTGGCAAGCTGAGGGTGCTCAATAAACGCTTCCGCCTGTTTGAGATGAAGCGTTACTCGATTGGCCCGAAGCTGCTCAAGCCGCGTTAGGCCACACAATTTTTCGAAGCCATTCCCAGTGAACTTAGTGTCGTTCATGTCCAAGGCGACGAGGGACCTTAGCTTTAGAAGGCCTGGAATGCTTTCGTCGTCAACGTGTGTTTGGTTTAGGCTCAACTCTTCGCAATCAGTCGATCTGGCGACAAGCTTCAGGATGTGATTGGATGTCACCGCGTTGCCGCTCAGGTTTATGAGATGTGCGCTATCAAGCACTCCGCAACCAATCATGCGGGTGATAAAGGCATCGTCAAGATTGCACGAAGCAAAACTCACGCTCTCTGCATGAAACCTTGCTTTTGGCAACGCCCCCGGTGAAATACTGGCTCCGGTAAGGTCCAGGCTGCCCAGGGCAGGGACTCGTAGCAATGCGCTGAAAGCGTCGGCACTCAATTCGCAATTGACAAGAGCAATCGATTCGAGCGATGCCTTGCCTAAAAACCAATCTTCGTAGACGGTGACACGGTTCTTGGGGGTACACCTCAGAGACAGCTTTCGCAGTTTTCCGAGGGACGGGATCTTGGTCAGCAGGTCGTCGTCAGGAGACAATCCCTCAAAAGCGACGATCTCGACGATTTCACCCGCAGAGTCTTTCGTGATGTCCATCGTTTGGCCTGCGGCTGAAGGTAGAATGGACAAAAAAAGGATGGCAACAACGAACAATTCACGCATGACGGTTTTCAGCGAACGACGGTGTAGAGTCCGCCGAAATTAAAGTGTCCCCATGCATCCGTGCTTTGATCCACGATCCGCAGAAAGACGCGACGCCCGATCAGCTGGTCCGTCTGAATCAACTGGGGCCGAAGGAAATTGGAGTTGGTCGCATTTTTCACCCGCAGCACTTCGTCTCCGCTGGCGGAGTCGATGACTGCAAGATAGAGCGTCTTGTCGACACCGCCGGAAATCATCGCGTAATACGACGCTTCGGTCACCTCGAAATCCGGCGACCGGATCTGCCCCATTCGCGAGTCGTCGAAACCTTCTTCGAGCTCGGAGGTGCCGACGAAGTATTCATGCAACGAATTGAAATCGCTTCGCTTCGAATTCGTGAAAGGGCCGGGCAGATTGCCCGATTCGATTTCCCACCCCGCCCGCACATCTTTGTCGTCAAACGACCAGAGCGACTTACCGACCGTCGGCTTCGGCAACCATGCCAACCGAGCGATCTGCAGCCCATCAAGTTCCGGCGTCAGCGTAACAATGAAGTCCTTGCCGTTGTGATGCACGATCTCCGGTGCAGCCACGGCCAGACGCGTTGCCAAGTATCGCTCGTCCTGGTTGATGCCGAACATCATCGGATCGGTCGAATGATACACCGTCGAAATGCCGTCCGTTCCGTAATGCTGAGTACGAAAGAGATAGAACCGGCCGTTTCGCTGCACAACGTGCGGACACTCCGCAGAGAATTTCCCCGTTGTGGTGAGGCCTCCGAACGAGACGGTCGTGGAGTCGCTCCAGATTCTAAAATCCTTTGTCGTGCGAACAAAAACCGCTCCTTGATCATTCGGGTATGCCGTGTAATAGGCGTGCCAAATGTCGCCGACCTTCAGCATCACCACATCGCGCGTGTTTGTGCCGCTCCCTTCTGTGAACAGGGCGGTCTTCCCCGATGGCTGGATCACGCGTTGAAAGTTCTTTCCATCATCACTGACTGCATGACAGATGTTGTTCCAGTCTCCATAGAACATGTGAAACTGTCCCCCCTCGCGAACGACATGCGGGGCCTGCAGCCCGCCGGGGACTTCGCCGACCGACGGATCCGATTCCATCGCAATGCCCATCGGTTTCCAATCAGGTTGTGTCAGGCTTTCTCCTTCCCAACGATGAAACAGCCTGGTGTTGCCACCACACTTCGTGCGCCGAATACACGACCAGGCTTGCCACGTTCCGTCCGCTGCCTGCCAGACGGCGAAGTCCACCGGTTGTTGTTTCGGACCCGTGTATTCACCCAGATCAGGATTGCCTGCGATGCGAATCCACGGTCCCTGGATCGTCGGCACAAGCACATCGTCGGCGATCGCGACATTGGCTAGAAGGATTGAAACCATCATTGCGTAACAGAAGTGATGCATCAGAAATCTCACGATGGAAGGAAGGTTTGGAAGTGGCCCAGAAAGTTGGCCCAGTAAGTTGGCCCAGTAAGTTGGCCCAGTGCGTTACGATTCGGTTTGCTCAATCTTCCGGGTCATGCTGTACCGCAAGTGCGATTCCATCTCCACCCGAGCGCGATCGGTGTCCTGATCACGAATTGCCTCCACAATCGATTCGTGAGCAAGGATGGCTCGTTGACGACGGTTCAAATCATTCCGACAGCTTTCTTTCTGTGCGAAGGCGACGAAACCGGCCAGCGCCTCCAGCAGCACCGGGAACAGCGGGTTGTCTGCCGCTCTGGCGATCTCGAGATGAAACTCAAGGTCGACCGGTTGAGCATCACTCTCGGCGGATGTCATCGCGTCGCGAAAACGCTGCAGCAAAATGTCTAGCTTGACGAGATGCTCGTCCGTTCGCCGTCGCGCGGCCAGCGATGCCGTCTGAGATTCAATCGCCAGTCGCACTTCAAACACTTGGTCAAACGTCCGTTGGCCGCCGCACAACAGCATCAGCGGCAGAAGGTTGCCAAGCGTTTCAGAACCGATGGGTTTCACTCGCGTCCGTCGCCCGTGGCTGATGTCGACCACGCCGAGCCCTCGAAGCATGGACAGGGCTTCGCGAATCGCAATGCGACTGACCCCAAATTCATCAATCAAACTTCGTTCACTGGGGATCTCGCTACCCGATTCCCAATCACCTGACTGGACGTTCTGGAGCATCTGTTGGAAAACCGTTTCGGTTGACGTGGCAGAACTGCCCATCGGGCCTTCCCTAATGAAGACATGACTTCTCGCGTGGACGACCTCCGCCCTGTTCAATCCCTACATGTCATACCAGTCCGCCGTTCAACAGTCAAACAAAAGCGGCTGATTTTGTTCTGACCATGAAACCACGTCGTTTCACCCACCCTGTGGTCATACCAGTCGACGATCGGTGTTCCCACCGAGCCAGCCGGGGCGTGCACCTTTCCGCCCAAGCCTCTCAGCGGGCAAGTCGCAATCATCACCGGGACATCGAGCGGAATGGGCCGGCCCAGTGGGTATCATCGACCGACTGAATTTGCGAGTGATTGGTTTCCGGACTTGATGGTTGGTACCCTGAGATACGATGACGAGTCGGCGTCCGATGTGGCAAAACCATTCCAGTCAGCGATCGTTTTGCCCCCATCGTTTTGCCCCCATCACAAAGCTTCGCAAATGGTTCGATCACGATTACTGGGGGCGTGGACGAGGTGCCCAGTCCTATCGCGAAGGACTCGTCACCTCGTCCACGACGAAAGCCGACACTGATTGATCGTGCGTTGCTAAGTTCAACGCGCTGACTAGACCGGAGCCGGCCTTCAGTACATTGGCAGAGCCGACTCGGGGAAATTGGCCAGTCTTACAAAACGGCTCCTGTCCCTATGGGCCGGGGGATGGGCTTCATCGTAAGAGACTCTTCGGACTCACTCGGATCTGGCCGCCGAAACCGTGGAATTGGTAGCCAAGGAACTCGACACCGGCGGTTCGGCAGACGCGACCTAACGGTCGCTGTTTTCCGTGATCATAAAGCCCACTCGGTCGCCCCCGTCTCGAAAGCAATCGCCGTCCTCTCAGCGGCCGAACACCGTTGGGATTTTTTTGCTGAGTTGTTGCCGACCTTCCTGAGACAATGGTGTGCCAACGACATGAAGCTGGTTGAGTGTGGTGATTGTCATCAAGTGGTCAATCGATTCATCGCTGATCGATGTCCCGTTCAATTTCAAGACGGTTAAACGATCCGACCGTAACTGCTTCAGCCCCTCATCGGAGATTTTGGTTTCCGAAAGGCTCAGTGCGTAGAGATTCGGGAATTGATTGAATAACGAGATCCCTCCGTCGTTGATCGGGTTGTACGCCACATCCAAAACTTCAAGTGGCAAGTCGACAAGATGCCGGAGACTCTCGCTCGTGATACCACAGCCGGCGAGTGAGAGGATTTTGAGACGACTCAATTCAGACAGGGTGTCAACACTTGCGTCGTCAAGCTTCGTGCCGGGAATCTCCAGCGTGTACAGCCATTGAAGTCGGCTGAGCGGCTCAAGACACTGGGCGGTTAAACTCGCATCCTTCAGCGAAAGTTCGCGCACTTCTTCGCACTCAGCGAGATAGCGACAACCTTGATCGGTGATCTGGCTCGCGTCACTCAAGTGCAAATACATCAACCGTTGCAAACTTTTGAGATGTTCAAGCCCTTGGTCGGTCACCTCGGGAACATAGGATCCGACGTATTCCAGTTGCGGTAATTTCGATAGCACTTGCAACGACCGATCGGTAAACCGGTGGGCGTCAACACGAAACACCTTGAGTTGGTCCAGCTCGGCAAGTTGCTCCACTCCCGCGTCGCTGATCGGACAGGTGTAGGGATTGTCGCAGCGAATTCTCAAATGCTGGAGCGACCGCAGCTTTCCGATCGACTGCATGCCTTTGTCTGTCAGCGACGCGTTGCCCAGCACGTGCAGCACACGAAGATGTGCTAGCTGAGTCAGTTTTGACAGCGTCTGGTCATCAGTCACGCTGCCATCGATGTAAATGCGGATCAGTCGAAATTCACCCTCGGGAAGATCGGACGTTTGACGGACCGTCGTCAAGTCCGAAGCCGCAACAGCGGCGGTTTGGACATCGACAATCCCGCCGCGATCAATCGCCCAGACTGCAGCTTGGCGATCGTTCCAAGAAATCGATTCGGTCGAATGAATCTCCAGTTGTTCCGGTTTGGTGTCGTCAATCGCGATATCAAGCGTTGCATCGCCCTCGAGCTCCGCCGTCACGGTCGTCGTTGTTCCGTCGCTGCGTTTGATCGTCACTGTGACGATGGCGAGCAGGAGAAAGACACCGAATCCGAACAACACGCTGATCGGAAGCAGAGGCTTACGCGGAGGTTTGAGTTGATCCTGGCATTCAAGCGCGCTGGAAAGTTGCTCGGCCGACTGGTATCGCCTTGCAGGATCTTTCTCGAGTAGCCGAACGACAATGTTCGACAAGCCGTGGGGCACTTCGGGATCGTACAGGTGAGGCGCCAGCACGTCATCTTTCGCGACCGATACCATGCATTCCATCGCGGTACGTCCCGGAAAGGGAAACTTTCCAGTCAGGGCGTGGTAGAGAATCGCTCCGAGGCTAAAGAGATCGCTGCGATGATCCACGCTTGCCTGAGCGGTTGCCTGTTCAGGCGCCATATATCGCGGCGTGCCAAGGATGGTTGACTGTTCCGTTAGATCTGGATCTGAGACTTCACGTGCCAGCCCAAAATCCAAAATGCAGATGCGTTGGTCGGAAGCTCGTATCCAAAGGTTGTCGGGTTTGATGTCGCGGTGAACCAAACCGGATTGATGGACCGCACTGAGTCCGCTGGCGATCTGCCGCGCGATTTGCATCACCACTTCGGGCGCTATCCGGCCTTCGCGATCCAGCTTTGATTGTAACGATTCGCCTTCCAGCAGTGGCATGACGAGATAAGGAATCGGTGAGTCTGAATGGACTTCATGAATGCCGATGACATGGTCATGTTCGATTCCAGCCATCGCCCTGGCGCCGCGAAGAAATCGTTGACGATGAACGGGAGTCGCTCCGCAACTTGGGCGAAGCATCTTAATCGCCACGCTTCGACCCAACACCAGATCTTCGCCGTGGAACACGATTCCCGTCGCACCTTCGCCGAGGAATCTCAAGACTCGGTAGTGACCGAGCTGGCCGATCGCGTCGTCCGTGGCCGCGGCGACCATCTGCCGGTGACAAAGAGATAAATCGTCGGAACGAT
Encoded here:
- a CDS encoding S8 family serine peptidase — its product is MPVVSYGESDEEGFELAESRELIAIRTRSNRSLRSKSSVSDPVEAHLSDCELVLRFPEAGVEVYRVPKGERKPAMQNRKRALRQHHDVRFAGGVLIDNDAQEPVIYTENLFIKFIDSLDDTECERIIREANLILKEKLGFGINSYFVQATEGTGQRVFDMALQLLSRPEVQYCHPELVRPRSRKSIGSQQWHLGPVTRDGLSVSNHAHVLIAHELTRGGEVLIAIIDDGFDIDHAEFSRPGKIVAPFDAVSQSSDPRPRDPYPDYPDDHGTACAGVACASGIDGAIGVAPDARLMPIRLMANLGSMAEAKAFQWAADHGADVISCSWGPEDGPWYLPEHSLHDRVHHLPTSTRMAIDYALSTGRGGLGTPVLFAAGNGNESVENDGYASYEPVIAVAACNDRGTRSVYSDYGPSIWCCFPSNDFEFVAEQHPAPITPGIWTTDRSGAVGYNPGSPHAGDAIGNYTNSFGGTSSACPGVAGVVALMLSVNPDLTPLEIKDLLRRCCDPIDPEGGQYDDGGHSESYGYGRVNARRAVELAVPTLAPRLEFVRDFYTSIPDRGAANVTIDIQDPGSIESIDVLFDIEHSYVGDLVVTLKPPRGAGSKVVLHDRQGTSASGISKYCRMQATPGLERLVGKKCRGSWTLEVEDQAVRDVGTIVRFGLVITLQSSAQQIALARYTKRNSARLIQRPMSLARLQRDYVS
- a CDS encoding leucine-rich repeat domain-containing protein, with amino-acid sequence MRELFVVAILFLSILPSAAGQTMDITKDSAGEIVEIVAFEGLSPDDDLLTKIPSLGKLRKLSLRCTPKNRVTVYEDWFLGKASLESIALVNCELSADAFSALLRVPALGSLDLTGASISPGALPKARFHAESVSFASCNLDDAFITRMIGCGVLDSAHLINLSGNAVTSNHILKLVARSTDCEELSLNQTHVDDESIPGLLKLRSLVALDMNDTKFTGNGFEKLCGLTRLEQLRANRVTLHLKQAEAFIEHPQLARFEFDYSGLSLEERIQLTKKQQSILSERRRK
- a CDS encoding glycoside hydrolase family protein codes for the protein MHHFCYAMMVSILLANVAIADDVLVPTIQGPWIRIAGNPDLGEYTGPKQQPVDFAVWQAADGTWQAWSCIRRTKCGGNTRLFHRWEGESLTQPDWKPMGIAMESDPSVGEVPGGLQAPHVVREGGQFHMFYGDWNNICHAVSDDGKNFQRVIQPSGKTALFTEGSGTNTRDVVMLKVGDIWHAYYTAYPNDQGAVFVRTTKDFRIWSDSTTVSFGGLTTTGKFSAECPHVVQRNGRFYLFRTQHYGTDGISTVYHSTDPMMFGINQDERYLATRLAVAAPEIVHHNGKDFIVTLTPELDGLQIARLAWLPKPTVGKSLWSFDDKDVRAGWEIESGNLPGPFTNSKRSDFNSLHEYFVGTSELEEGFDDSRMGQIRSPDFEVTEASYYAMISGGVDKTLYLAVIDSASGDEVLRVKNATNSNFLRPQLIQTDQLIGRRVFLRIVDQSTDAWGHFNFGGLYTVVR
- a CDS encoding FadR/GntR family transcriptional regulator; this translates as MGSSATSTETVFQQMLQNVQSGDWESGSEIPSERSLIDEFGVSRIAIREALSMLRGLGVVDISHGRRTRVKPIGSETLGNLLPLMLLCGGQRTFDQVFEVRLAIESQTASLAARRRTDEHLVKLDILLQRFRDAMTSAESDAQPVDLEFHLEIARAADNPLFPVLLEALAGFVAFAQKESCRNDLNRRQRAILAHESIVEAIRDQDTDRARVEMESHLRYSMTRKIEQTES
- a CDS encoding protein kinase domain-containing protein, yielding MNISVCPDPETLRRFLMGQIRGSAADELEEHFTGCRSCLEQTSRLNQSDPLTDDLRATQFQAADDPNLERLTQQIQQEMSLLQTRSESDATLASPQNRSDDLSLCHRQMVAAATDDAIGQLGHYRVLRFLGEGATGIVFHGEDLVLGRSVAIKMLRPSCGATPVHRQRFLRGARAMAGIEHDHVIGIHEVHSDSPIPYLVMPLLEGESLQSKLDREGRIAPEVVMQIARQIASGLSAVHQSGLVHRDIKPDNLWIRASDQRICILDFGLAREVSDPDLTEQSTILGTPRYMAPEQATAQASVDHRSDLFSLGAILYHALTGKFPFPGRTAMECMVSVAKDDVLAPHLYDPEVPHGLSNIVVRLLEKDPARRYQSAEQLSSALECQDQLKPPRKPLLPISVLFGFGVFLLLAIVTVTIKRSDGTTTTVTAELEGDATLDIAIDDTKPEQLEIHSTESISWNDRQAAVWAIDRGGIVDVQTAAVAASDLTTVRQTSDLPEGEFRLIRIYIDGSVTDDQTLSKLTQLAHLRVLHVLGNASLTDKGMQSIGKLRSLQHLRIRCDNPYTCPISDAGVEQLAELDQLKVFRVDAHRFTDRSLQVLSKLPQLEYVGSYVPEVTDQGLEHLKSLQRLMYLHLSDASQITDQGCRYLAECEEVRELSLKDASLTAQCLEPLSRLQWLYTLEIPGTKLDDASVDTLSELSRLKILSLAGCGITSESLRHLVDLPLEVLDVAYNPINDGGISLFNQFPNLYALSLSETKISDEGLKQLRSDRLTVLKLNGTSISDESIDHLMTITTLNQLHVVGTPLSQEGRQQLSKKIPTVFGR